One stretch of Nocardioides perillae DNA includes these proteins:
- a CDS encoding aldehyde dehydrogenase family protein produces MSKRDEQARAEVRKTYKLYVGGAFPRSESGHSYVVQDHAGGFLANAALASRKDARDAVVAARKAFPGWSARTAYNRGQVLYRIAEVLEDRRLQFVDAVRRGEGLSERDAAAVVDASVDRLVWYAGWTDKLAQVVGSANPVAGPFFNLTTPEPTGVVAVLAPQRSSLLGLVSTVAPVVATGNTAVVVTSYARPLPAVTLGEVMATSDVPGGVVNLLTGSAATLGPWLAAHMDVNAVDLGGVVGLEGAEQLATDLEVAAADNLKRVRRAPASEPDWRLDPGLEPMTAFVETKTVWHPIGV; encoded by the coding sequence GTGAGCAAGCGCGACGAGCAGGCGCGGGCCGAGGTCCGCAAGACCTACAAGCTCTACGTCGGCGGGGCCTTCCCCCGCTCGGAGTCGGGCCACTCCTACGTGGTGCAGGACCACGCGGGCGGCTTCCTCGCCAACGCCGCGCTCGCCTCGCGCAAGGACGCCCGCGACGCGGTGGTCGCCGCCCGCAAGGCCTTCCCCGGCTGGTCGGCGCGCACCGCCTACAACCGCGGCCAGGTGCTCTACCGCATCGCCGAGGTGCTCGAGGACCGCCGGCTGCAGTTCGTCGACGCGGTGCGCCGCGGCGAGGGCCTCTCCGAGCGCGACGCCGCGGCCGTCGTCGACGCCTCCGTCGACCGCCTGGTCTGGTACGCCGGGTGGACCGACAAGCTCGCCCAGGTCGTCGGCTCCGCCAACCCGGTCGCCGGCCCCTTCTTCAACCTCACCACCCCCGAGCCCACGGGCGTCGTCGCGGTGCTCGCGCCGCAGCGCTCCTCCCTGCTCGGCCTGGTCAGCACCGTGGCCCCCGTCGTCGCCACCGGCAACACCGCGGTCGTCGTGACGTCGTACGCCCGCCCGCTGCCGGCGGTGACCCTCGGCGAGGTCATGGCGACCAGCGACGTGCCGGGCGGCGTGGTCAACCTGCTCACCGGCTCGGCCGCGACGCTCGGGCCCTGGCTCGCCGCCCACATGGACGTCAACGCGGTCGACCTCGGCGGCGTCGTCGGGCTCGAGGGCGCCGAGCAGCTCGCGACCGACCTGGAGGTCGCGGCCGCCGACAACCTCAAGCGGGTGCGCCGCGCGCCGGCCAGCGAGCCCGACTGGAGGCTCGACCCCGGTCTGGAGCCGATGACCGCCTTCGTCGAGACCAAGACGGTCTGGCACCCGATCGGCGTCTGA
- the deoC gene encoding deoxyribose-phosphate aldolase — MTSNATTTAGLSDVTSSDAALRRFLHGLPGVDQVGAEARAAGLATRSIKTTAKAHAIDLAVRMVDLTTLEGQDTHGKVRALAAKALRPDPTDASCPRTAAVCVYPDMVTTAREVLGADSGVAVAAVATAFPSGRASMAVKLADTRDAVAAGADEIDMVIDRGAFLSGRYLQVHDEIAAVREACRRPDGTEAHLKVIFETGELQTYDNVRRVSWLAMLAGAHFIKTSTGKVQPAATLPVTLVMLEAVRDWRRATGQMVGVKPAGGIRTTKDALKYLVVVNEVAGTDWLDPAWFRFGASTLLNDLLLQRHKLRTGRYSGPDYVTLD, encoded by the coding sequence GTGACCAGCAACGCCACGACCACCGCGGGGCTCTCGGACGTCACGTCGTCCGACGCCGCGCTGCGCCGGTTCCTCCACGGCCTCCCGGGCGTCGACCAGGTCGGCGCCGAGGCCCGCGCCGCGGGGCTCGCCACGCGCTCGATCAAGACCACCGCCAAGGCCCACGCGATCGACCTCGCCGTGCGCATGGTCGACCTGACCACCCTCGAGGGCCAGGACACGCACGGCAAGGTGCGCGCGCTCGCCGCCAAGGCGCTGCGCCCCGACCCCACCGACGCCTCCTGCCCGCGCACCGCGGCGGTCTGCGTCTACCCCGACATGGTCACCACCGCCCGCGAGGTGCTCGGCGCCGACAGCGGCGTCGCCGTCGCCGCCGTCGCCACCGCCTTCCCGAGCGGGCGCGCCTCGATGGCCGTCAAGCTCGCCGACACCCGCGACGCGGTCGCGGCGGGCGCCGACGAGATCGACATGGTCATCGACCGCGGCGCCTTCCTGTCGGGCCGCTACCTGCAGGTCCACGACGAGATCGCCGCCGTGCGCGAGGCGTGCCGGCGCCCCGACGGCACCGAGGCCCACCTCAAGGTGATCTTCGAGACCGGCGAGCTGCAGACCTACGACAACGTGCGCCGCGTCTCATGGCTGGCGATGCTGGCCGGCGCCCACTTCATCAAGACCAGCACCGGCAAGGTGCAGCCCGCGGCGACGCTGCCCGTCACGCTCGTGATGCTCGAGGCGGTGCGCGACTGGCGCCGGGCGACGGGGCAGATGGTGGGCGTCAAGCCCGCCGGCGGCATCCGCACGACCAAGGACGCGCTGAAGTACCTCGTCGTGGTCAACGAGGTCGCCGGCACCGACTGGCTCGACCCGGCGTGGTTCCGCTTCGGCGCCTCGACGCTGCTCAACGACCTGCTCCTGCAGCGCCACAAGCTGCGCACCGGCCGCTACTCCGGCCCCGACTACGTCACCCTCGACTGA
- a CDS encoding aldehyde dehydrogenase family protein, producing MPEPFEYAPAPESTSVVDLRPSYGLFVDGDFRDGAGESFKTVNPATEEVLAEVAEASEADVDAAVAAARRAFEGPWGRMPGRERAKYLFRIARIVQERSRELAVLETLDNGKPIRESRDVDVPTVAAHFFYYAGWADKLDHAGLGTDPRPLGVAGQVIPWNFPLMMLAWKVAPALACGNTVVLKPAETTPLTALLFAEICQQADLPPGVVNVVTGAGATGRAVVAHPGVDKVAFTGSTEVGKAIARAIAGTPKRSTLELGGKAANVVFDDAPLDQAVEGIVTGIFFNQGHVCCAGSRLLVQESVADEVLTRLKERMATLRLGDPLDKNTDVGAINSAEQLARIRALSEVGREEGAEGWSAACELPERGFWFPPTVFTGVTQAHRIAREEIFGPVLSVLTFRTPAEAVEKANNTPYGLSAGVWTEKGSRILWMAQQLRAGVVWANTFNKFDPTSPFGGYKESGHGREGGRHGLAAYLQEAQR from the coding sequence ATGCCCGAGCCCTTCGAGTACGCCCCCGCCCCCGAGTCGACCTCCGTCGTCGACCTGCGCCCCTCCTACGGCCTCTTCGTCGACGGCGACTTCCGCGACGGCGCCGGCGAGTCGTTCAAGACCGTCAACCCCGCCACCGAGGAGGTGCTCGCCGAGGTCGCCGAGGCGAGCGAGGCCGACGTCGACGCAGCGGTCGCCGCCGCCCGCCGCGCCTTCGAGGGCCCGTGGGGTCGCATGCCCGGCCGCGAGCGCGCGAAGTACCTCTTCCGCATCGCGCGGATCGTCCAGGAGCGCAGCCGCGAGCTGGCGGTGCTCGAGACCCTCGACAACGGCAAGCCGATCCGCGAGTCGCGTGACGTCGACGTGCCGACGGTCGCCGCGCACTTCTTCTACTACGCCGGCTGGGCCGACAAGCTCGACCACGCGGGCCTCGGCACCGACCCGCGCCCCCTCGGCGTGGCCGGCCAGGTCATCCCCTGGAACTTCCCGCTGATGATGCTGGCGTGGAAGGTCGCCCCGGCGCTGGCCTGCGGCAACACCGTCGTGCTCAAGCCGGCCGAGACCACGCCGCTCACCGCACTGCTCTTCGCCGAGATCTGCCAGCAGGCCGACCTGCCGCCGGGCGTCGTCAACGTCGTCACCGGCGCCGGTGCCACCGGCCGGGCCGTCGTCGCGCACCCCGGTGTCGACAAGGTCGCCTTCACCGGGTCGACCGAGGTCGGCAAGGCCATCGCCCGCGCGATCGCCGGCACCCCGAAGCGCTCCACCCTCGAGCTGGGCGGCAAGGCCGCCAACGTGGTCTTCGACGACGCCCCGCTCGACCAGGCCGTCGAGGGCATCGTCACGGGCATCTTCTTCAACCAGGGCCACGTCTGCTGCGCGGGCTCACGCCTTTTGGTGCAGGAGTCGGTGGCCGACGAGGTGCTCACGCGCCTCAAGGAGCGCATGGCCACACTGCGCCTCGGCGACCCGCTCGACAAGAACACCGACGTCGGCGCCATCAACTCCGCCGAGCAGCTGGCCCGCATCCGCGCGCTCAGCGAGGTCGGCCGCGAGGAGGGCGCCGAGGGCTGGTCGGCCGCCTGCGAGCTGCCCGAGCGCGGCTTCTGGTTCCCCCCGACCGTCTTCACCGGCGTCACGCAGGCCCACCGCATCGCCCGCGAGGAGATCTTCGGCCCGGTGCTGTCCGTGCTGACCTTCCGCACCCCGGCCGAGGCGGTCGAGAAGGCCAACAACACGCCGTACGGCCTGTCCGCCGGCGTGTGGACCGAGAAGGGCTCCCGCATCCTGTGGATGGCGCAGCAGCTGCGCGCCGGGGTCGTGTGGGCCAACACGTTCAACAAGTTCGACCCGACGAGCCCGTTCGGCGGCTACAAGGAGTCGGGCCACGGTCGCGAGGGTGGCCGCCACGGCCTCGCGGCGTACCTCCAGGAGGCCCAGCGGTGA